The segment TATCTTTCCGTGTTCCTGTCATCGAATCCGAATCCCTTCTTTTTGAATGCTTTCAAATAAAGGAGTCACTGAATGATTTTCAACCCAATCATTTTTTGTGTAGATCAACGGTGAAATAATTTCTCCGGTCTCAATCTCAACTTCATATAATTCATCCAGTACTTTTTTTTCAAAATCAAAAGTAATCCTCGTACCCTGTAACAAAATCAATAAATCCCAATCCGACAGCTCTCTTGCATCTCCTCTTGCCCGGGAACCATATAAATAGATTTCGGAATCCGGAGCGGTCTTATTGACTGCATTGATAATCTTTTCCAATACGATTTGTCTGTCTGTACTCATAGGACAAATATACAATATTTTTAATAATTGTTTTAGTCAGAAAGAGACATAGGATTATAAAGTGTCAAATCCCTGTCGGGGATAAAAGTCAAAATCGTTGACTCTGATCATTCCAGAAACTTTAAACCATATTTAAACTGCAGGTAAACTGCATATATTTTTAGAAAAAGAAAAACCCTGAAATCTTTATTATTTCAGGGTTCCGGCTGTGGGGCGTGACAGGATCGAACTGTCGACCTCATGCCTGTCAAGCATGCGCTCTAAACCAGCTGAGCTAACGTCCCGATATTTGATTTTTACCGCTCAGTCATCCTGAGGAAACCCAGGACAGCTGAGCTAACGTCCCGATATTTGATTTCTACCGCTCCGTCATCCTGAGGAAACTCAGGACAGCTGAGCTAACGTCCAGTTCACAGTCAGCAGTCAGCAGTTAAATGCAGCGCCAGATTGTTATACTGAATCGTTTGCAAAATTAGGGGATAATTTTCAGATATGCAACAAAATTTATGATCCAGCGGATGTGCCATTTCTATGTAAAAAATGACATACTAAAATCTTGAAATATTCGTATTATTGTCAGTCAGTTCACGAATGTATCACCTCTAAAATCCAAACTATGAAAGGCAAAACTGTTTCGCTTATCCTGGGACTGCTTGTTGTCTCCACTTGTTTTTTCTCCTGCGACCTGCTCGACGTGGAAAAGGAATTCTGGCTGGAACATACCTTCCCCGTGCAGGGCAACAACGCCAACTTCAACGAAAATTACCTGCTGGATGCGGCTGCAGAATCGGATGTCATCGAAGAATATGCCGACCTGATCAAAAGCATCGAAATCCTGGAAGTAACCTATGAAGTTACCTATCATAACGGATCTGCCACCCAGCAGATCAATACCGCTACCCTGTCGGTCTCCGATGCTTCGGGTGGAGGCCAGGAAGTCATCGGAACCGTCGCTAACCAAAACCTGGCTTCACTGCTGAACAACGTTCAAACACTGGCTATAAACCAGGATGGCGTCGACCGCGCAGCAGACCTCATTAAAAATCCACCGCATTCCTTGCTGCTGAACCTTGCTGGCAGCGCCAACGAAACTCCGCTGGATTTTAAGGTTAAGTTCAGATTTAAGGTGAAAATGGTGGCGAATCCCACCTAAAAAAAGAGAGGAGAGTGGAGAAAGGAGAGAGGAGAGTGGAGAAATTAATTTTTAAGTTATAGGGTAACGTTTGTGGGGGTAAGGGGATTAATGGATAGGGAAATTTCTCGTTCTCTATCCATTTTTTTATGAAACAAACACTGGTGATTTTTTTAGCAGGGATGCTGTGCGTGATATTTGAGGTTCACTCATCTGCACAGAAGAATATCTGGCCTGGCAAAGATGCTGCTGACGCACAACCGCTTTTCGAAGGGTTCATTGACACGGAAAGGGATTCGTCGGCCATCCGTATCGTGTTTTATAACCTGGAAAACCTCTACGATCCCTTCAATGACTCCCTGACCAATGATGAAGAATTTACGCCGGAGGGTGCAAAGCACTGGAATTACGGACGCTATGTTCAGAAATTGCAGTACCTTTCCAAGACCCTGCTTGCCGCAGGCGGATGGGAACCTCCTGAGATCATCGGGGTATGCGAGGTGGAAAACCGGAACGTCCTGAACAAACTCATCTACGATACGCCACTTTCGGTCTTCCATTACCGGATCATCCACCACGAATCGCCTGATCCGCGGGGAGTGGATGTCGCACTCCTTTACAGGCCGGATAAGATCACACCCCTTTCCGACACGGTGATCCCGGTCGTTTTTAAACCTGATTCCACCGCACATACGCGCGACATCCTTTACGCCCGTGTGCTTGTCCTGAAGAAAGACACCCTGCACCTCTTTGTCAATCACTGGCCATCGCGGTTTGGCGGCTATATGCAAACGGTTGAAAAACGATCACGGGCAGCGTCCATCCTGAAAAAAGCCGTTGACTCGGTGCAGCGTGCGGATTCGCTTGCCAGCATCGTCATTATGGGGGACCTGAACGATGATCCGCTGGACGAGAGCATCGCACAAGTGTTGCTGGGGGGTGACGTAAGGCAGGAGGCGGGATTGGTCAATTTGATGACAGGCAATACGATAACCGGCTATGCAGGAACGCTTAAACACGGTGAGACCTGGCATACGTTCGACCAGTTTATCGTTTCCCGTTCACTGGCCACGGGAGCCGGAACCCTGGAGATACCCCCATCCCAGGCGCTGATCTTCAGGGCGCCCTACCTGCTGGTGGAGGATCCAAACCGATTCGGTAGCAAACTCAACAGAACCTACCTGGGACCCCGCTACCTTGGAGGATTCAGTGACCACCTGCCCATTTTCCTGGATATCAGGATAAAATCCCATCCCCTGCCCCACTGACCCACCGAAACGGTAATCTGAACTTGCGGGAAAAGGTCGCCCTGCCGGAATCAGCATTTCGTGGCAGGAAAACGGAGCGCCTTGACATTTCTTTTACTTCCCCTTTCGGTTCATATCCCTAAAAGCCATAAATTTGGCTTCCTTTTCTGTGAGGATAATTTTGAATGTTTATTATGAAAAAGGGAAAGTTTGATCCTAAAGAGAATTACAACCAGAGCCGCAGGGATATCGGGTACGTTACCCGAAGGGAAGCCACCCAGGAAGATTACGACCGAATCGGTTTTAAATCAGGACTTGAAGTACACCAGCAGCTGCTGACAAAATACAAGCTCTTCTGCCGGTGCCCGGCAGGCATCTATAATCCTGACCATGAATATGATGCCGAGCTGATACGGCATATGCGCCCCACGCTCAGCGAACTCGGGGAGTACGACGGGACCGCCCTGATGGAGTTCAAAACCAGAAAAGAAATCGTCTACCGCATCAAGAACGAAACAGCCTGTACGTATGATGTGGATGACACCCCTCCCTTCAAGATCGACACCGAAGCATTGCAGATCGCCATTGAGATTTCCCTTCTTTCGAAACTGAACATCGTCGGAGAGGTCCACATCACCCGGAAACAATACCTCGACGGAAGCATACCAACCGGATTCCAGCGGACGGCTATCATCGGCGTGGAAGGTGAAATCCCTTTGAAAAACAAGAAAGTACGCCTGATCCAGCTCAGCCTGGAGGAAGACGCCTGCCGCGAAATGTGGGATATCGGACACCAACGGGGTTACAAGACCGACAGGCTGGGCATGCCCCTCATCGAAACCGTCACCTACCCCGATTGCGTCAATCCCGAAGAAGTGAGGGAAGCCTGTGACCATATTCGCTTTCTGAACCGGTCGACCGGAAAGGTCAGAACTGGAATGGGTGCAGGACGTGAAGATGTCAACGTTAGCTGCCGGGGTGGCTCACGGGTGGAGATCAAAGGCGTGGCACACACCAAATGGATCCCTGAGCTGACACACAACGAATGTTTCAGGCAATGGTCGCTGCTGCACATTCGTGAACTACTTAGCCAACGGGTCAGAAAGCCTGCAGAATGGAAAATAACCCACAAGGTGATCCCCTACCACACCTTCAACTTCAGGTATAAACCCATCAAGACAGCGGTGAATGGTAAAAACAGGATCATCGCCATCAACCTGCAGGGATTTGAAGGGATCCTGTCACACTTCACCCAGCCCGGAAAAATGTTTGCCGATGAGATCAGCGATCGGCTGAAGGTCATTGCCTGCATCGAAAAGCCCCATATGTGCCATTCCGAAGAATTCACCGCAACCCTGCCGTATAAGAACTGGGATTCACTGCGTAAACTGTTGAAAGCCAAAGATAGTGATGCTCAGCTCCTGATCTGGGGACCCGAAGCCGATATGGCCACGGCCCTTGAAACCGTGGAGGAACGCTGTAAAATGGCTTTAGAAGGAGTGCCCAACGAAACCAGAAAGTCCTTTGAAAATGGCACCACGATCTTTGAGAGAGTGCTGCCGGGAGCCGACCGAATGTACCCGGATACGGATTCCGCACCCATACCACTTGACGATGATTTCATTGAACATGCCGGGAAAGAACTGCCCCCCGACATTATGGACCGTTACAGGCAACTCAGGGAGTGGCAGGTCCCTGAAGATACCTATACGTACATCTTTTCAAGGAATCGTTACCCCGACATTGAACGGATCGTAAAGGAACTCGACTACAATCCCCGCCTGATCGGTACTTTTTTCGGCCACCATCTTAAATTCGTTGAAGGCCACTATAAGAAATCCAGCGAGTTCACCTACGGCAAAGTGTTCGATCTTTTTCAGTATATCCGGGAACATCAGCTCGACGTCCGCATCGCAGGTGACATGCTTCCGGTCATCTTTGAACATCCGAAGATGGATCTTGATTCGGTACTGACCAGCATCAAATTCAGGAGAGTCGAAAGAGACGAGATTCTTTCCAAGGTCGATTTCCTGATCGAAAAATTCAAAAAGGTCGGACGCTCCAGGCAACCGGACGTGGCAGTGCGCTGGATCATGGGGGAACTGCGTGGCCTGGCAACCGGGAATATCGAACTCAGGGAATTGAAAAATGCAATTGAGCGGAAGCTGGAGATAGCTGATTAACGATTAACGGATATTTGATATTTGATATTTGATTTATGCTATTTGCTTTTTGAATTTGATTTAATGATTTACATCAGATTAAATCCATAATAAGGTCCATCATGTCAGACGATATTTTTCAGGGATACAAAGGAGAGGCGCTCGAGACGCTGAAAAAATTCAATACGCGCGTCTGGGGTCAGGCGAAGATGGAAACCAAGCGTGGAACGTTTGTGGGAACCGTTCTACCCCGGTCAGAGAACGACGATGATCAGCATATCGTGCTGAAAATTCCAACAGGCTACAATGTGGGGATTGATATAAAAACCATTCTGTCCATCACCGAAACCGGCTACAAGAAAGCCGTCTACAAGATCCCCGAAAAGCAATTCCCCGTCACCCCCGGACTGCCAAAAGTGAAGCTGCTTGGAACCGGAGGCACGATCGCTTCCAGGCTCGATTACCGGACCGGAGCTGTCATACCTGCCTTTACGCCCGGGGAACTCTACGGGGCCGTGCCTGAACTGGCAGATATCTGTAATCTTGAAACGGAAAAGATCTTTGCCGTATTCAGCGAAAACATGGGGCCAAAACAGTACATCGCACTTGCCCAGGCCATCGGCAAAGAGATTGAAAAAGGGGTGAGCGGCATTGTCATTGGCCACGGCACCGACACGCTACACCACACCGGAGCCGTGCTGACCTTTATGTGCCAGAACCTGCCCGTCCCGATCATCCTGGTCGGGTCGCAACGTTCATCCGACCGGCCCAGCTCCGACGCAGCCCTGAACCTGATGCATGCCATGCACGCTGCAGGCCACGGTGACATCGCAGAGGTCATGTTGTGCATGTTCGGCCCCACATCCGATGAGTACGGGCTCCTGCACAAAGGCACACGCGTAAGGAAAATGCACTCCTCCTACCGTTCCACATTCCGCACCATCGGAGATGTACCCGTGGCCATGGTGAGCCGCAAGGAAATCATTCCCATTCACAAGAAATACAATAAACGAAGGAACGATAATAATGTCAATATTTATCCGTACTTTAGCGATGAGGTCTCCATGCTCTACTATTATCCGGGGATGAAGCCCGACACACTGGATTCAATGATAGATAATGGTTACAGAGGGATCATCATCGTGGGAACCGGGCTGGGACACGTCAACAAGGAGCTCTATCCTGCCCTGGAACGGGCCAAGGCCAAAGGAATACACGTTTTTATGACGGTTCAGACCATCTGGGGATATGTTCACATGTTCGTGTATGATACCGGCAGGGATATGATGGCCAAAGGTGTGATCCCCGCCGGTAACATGCTGCCGGAGGTCGCCTGGGTGAAACTGAGCTGGATTCTGGGCCAGACAAACGATCCTGTAAAAGTCAGGCAAATGATGTTCACACCGGTCAATGATGAGATAACCCTCCGGGAACCCTACAACGGTTACCTGGTCTACCAGGGGGGGGTGCCGGAAGTGGAGGATTTTATCCGGAGAGTGCATAAATAACCGATGAACCTGAATCTTCTGAACCGGTACCTGTACTATCAGCGGAAAACCTTTGAAAAATGTTTTCCCGGAATCCACGATGTTGCCGATGACGAAGCCATCCACGATGTCAGGGTCAGCATAAAAAAAACACGTACCCTTCTGCTTTTGCTCGAATATATCTATCCCGGAGAATTGGATATCAGGGCCGTCTACAGACCCTACCGCAAGATCTTCAAGCGGCTGGGACTGATCCGTGACCTGCAGGTCCAGCAAAAGCTGGCCTCCTACCTGAAACAGAAAACATCTGCAAACATTGAAGGATACCAGACGTTTCTCAGGGAACAGGAAAAAATGATCCGATTCAACGTGAATACCTGGCTTCATCAATGCTCCCTGCCTGATTGGAGTTCACTGGAAGCGGATATTCACTCCTTCTATTTCAGGACCGGAAAAAAGCTCATCATTCTCAAGGCAAATGAATATATCAGTCACCGGATTCAGGAAGCGAAAAAATTATCGGTGCAGAAGGACCGGACCACGATCCATCTGATCCGCAGGCTGCTGAAAGAAGCCAGGTACATGCTTGACATGATGATCTCCGTTTTTAAAAATAAACCTGAGTACAAAGAACTTCAGAACAAAATAAAGTCCATTGAAAATTACCTTGGGGAATGGCACGACCGAATGGTCGCCCTTGATTACATATTTAAGTATGAGCAATCGATGCACACCTTTTTCCCGGGAAAGAAGATCAGGACGCAACCGATGATCAAAAAGATCCTGCAGGAAAGTAACAGATTGGTTGACAAATCGCTGCACGAGATCAACCGATTGAAATGACTCCCGACCTCCGGTGATGCCGGCCACTGGTTCATTCCCATTTTTCAAGAAATGCCCCCCGCTCTGCCGTGTCGTGGAATGGAATGGATAACGAAGCCGCCTCTTCTTTCCATTTCCTTGCTCTCCACTTTGCATTGGACATATCAGCAATGACATACCGCGCATCAAACACGCGCACAAGCTCCTCCAACCTTACAGAAGCGTTCCCGCTTAAAAGGAGGTAATCTGCTTTATACCTCACCGTGTCAACCTGTGTCAGGCAAAACCTGTCATTCACCACGACAAGGCTCCGGCCGTCCAAGTGAATCACGGAAAAGTATCCCCGCTGATGGCCGTGCATCCTGTCATCACTGTAATCAGCCTTCTCTGACAGAGAAAAACTGCGGATCGTTTTCAACCTGCTTTGCACGAAGTGGCCGTTCATCTGCATCCTGACCCTGGAAGGATCATGATAAAATGACGAATCCATAAAGAAGATTCCATTCCTGCCGTCAATCAAACCAGCTGAAGTCGATCCCGGAATCGAATAGATCACGATCATCTTCTGGCGGAGGGACTTGATGGCCTGGTATCCATTATAGCAACAGAATGCTGCTGAAAAAGCGAGCAGATAGTATGTGGCTGCCCGTTTTGCGTATACCAGCCGGTAGATTCCCGCCACAACCAGGGTATAGAGTAAAATCATCTCAACAGTATCCATTGGCGACCTGTTGAGGGTTGAGTACGGAAGCTGTTCGATGAAGCTGACTGTTCCGTTCATGCTTTTAATCATCAGTCCGAAGATCCGGCACATCACCTCCCCCAGAAGGGGAACCGGACTGGTCACAAAGACCAGAATGCCCGTATAGATGATGAAGCCGGAAAGTGGAACGACCAGGACATTGGCAAGGAGGAAGTAGTTGGGAAACTGGTGAAACAGATGCACGGTTAGCGGGAAGGTGAGCAGCTGTGCCGCCATTGACACACTGAGAAGTTCCCAGATGCGCCGGAGGAGCCAGTATTTTGGCGTCAGAAGGTCGTTGATCCAGGGTTGCAGGCTCACAATGCCAATGACCGCCAGGTATGACAGCTGAAAACCCGTTTCCTGAAGCATCAGGGGATGATTCGCCAGGAGCAAAAGCGCCGACGCTGCAAGGGTATTGTAGATATTTGTATTTCGGCTGACAGTCCTGCCGACGATCAGGATGGAGAACATGACCGTTGCCCGAAGGACGGATGGGGACAAACCTGTCAGGAAGGCGTAAAACCAAATAAAAAGGATGATCAAAAGGAACCGCAGCACCTTCCCGGTTCCCCGCTGCGGTAAAAAACCAAACAAAAAGTTCAGAATCATATAAATCACACCTACGTGTAATCCCGAGACACAGAGAATGTGGATTGTACCGGAGGAAGAATAAGACTGATACGTTTCATCATCAAGCTGGCTCTTGTCGCCCAGCAGCAATGCCTGAGCAGTTGCACGTTCCTGATCACTCAGGCCTGATTCCATCAGAATGGATGATAAATTCCGGTGGACCACGTGAGCAGCCCTTTGAATGCTCCAGGTTCTAAGGTGACCGATCAGGCGGAAGTTTTCCAGGCTCAGGTAAGCCTGGTGATAGATGTTCCGGCGTGCCAGATATCGTTTGTAATTGAACTGTCCCGGATTAAGCGGACCGGCAACCGGAAACAGGGCGCCTTTGATCAGCAGCGTATCCCCGAATTCAAATTCGGGTAACGGAGTGTTCTTCTTACCATAAACGATCACCCTTCCGTGAACCCTTCTCCACTGATCCTTGTAACGGACCGATAGGATGTCAAGTGTAAGCCTGACCGATTTTTTACCCTTAACGGGAGGCTCGCTGATCCTTCCGGCGAATCCTTCGACCGGTTCAGTGATCTGTACGACGTGCCGGGGATCGTTTTCCGGCTGCACACTGATGATCAGGACATACCCGATGAGAAGGTAGAGTATGGAAATGCAGACACCCGGCGTCCAGCGGCTGGAATACGTCAGGTTTTTGAAAAAAACCAGGGCAAACAGGCCTGTCATTCCAGTCAGCAACAATACGATCAGGATCAAGGGGAATAACGGAGCGTGAACATTGAGTCCCATCAACGAAATCCCCGCAATGAACCCGGTCAGCAGCTTGACCAGCGGCAGGCGCAGACTGATTGGCATCGATAAACCTTTTCAGGTTTATCGGTTTTGTTGGATTTTGTTACCCTGTTATTTGCAAAATTGTTGCAGCAACCTGTCAGCTTCCGTCAGGCCCAGCTCTTTTGCCTTCTGAAAATCCTTGCAGGCTTTGGCATTTTCTTTCAGGGCAAGATAGGATCGGCCCCGGTTGAAGAAAGCATCCCCGTAGTCAGGCTTTAACTCGATCGCCTTGGAAAAGTCACGGACGGCTTTGTCGTTATTGTTCATCAGCTGGCGTGCAGCACCGCGGTTGTTATAGGCCTCCGGATCATTTGGCGCCAGGGCAATGGATTTGGTATAATCCGTAATGGCTCCTTCATAATCCTTCAGCATGGTTTTCGCGTTGCCCCGGTTATTATAGCTGTTCACGCTGGTGGAATCCTGCTGTATGGATTTATCAAAATCAACGATGGAACCGGCAAAATCACCCAGGTTGGCTTTGGCTATTCCGCGGTTATAGTATGCTTTTGGGAAATCCGGCTTTAGCCGGGTAGCTTCATCGTAATCCTGAATGGCCAGATCAAAGCGGCTGGTGAAAAACCGGGCCACACCACGGTAATTGTAAGCCTCTGCCAGATCGGGCTTTAACTCGATGGCCCTGGTGAAATCAAGAATGGATTGAGCGTACTGTTTCAGCTCCGTGCGGCACAACCCCTGGAAGAAGTACACTTCTGAACTTTCAGGGTATTTCCTGACCAGTTCGTCCAAGCCGGGCAGGGCAGCAGTATAATCTTTTGCATCGATCTGTTTCTGCACCATCCTGAAGATGGAATCCTGAAGCACGGAAACCGGCCCGGCCGACGTTTTGGCAGGCCGGTCGGTGGGAGCGGGTTTCATCGTAATGTATTCTTTACCCTGCGTTTGCTGGCCCTGCTCCTGCACAGCCGATGTCAGGGAGTCGTTCTGAACGACTTGTTTTTCCTTCCGGGATGTGTTACAGGAAAAGATCACCAGGATAAAAGCGCCCAGGATGATGGCCATGATCGAATGTCTGATTTGCATAATGTATCTCCTTTTTGGATGTGCAAAAATAATCAACTTACTGAAACCTCATTCAAATACCGCCAGATCAGGCCTGCCGTTCTTGCTGAAGCTCCGCTGCCCCCGAGTTTCAGTTTCAGCAACTCATACGCACGCAGCATCTGTTCCCGCTTATGTCCACCGGGAAGGATCTGGCGTAATTCACTGGCCAGATTAACGGTATTGAGCTCACACTGAATAAGTTCCTTCACCGTTCCCCTTTCCATGATCAGGTTGACCAATCCGATATGGGGAACTTTGATCAGACGTCTGGCGATCAGGTACGACAGGTTTTCCCCCCTGTAACAGATGATCTGGGGGACTCCGTGCAGCGCTGTCTCCAGCGTTGCAGTGCCTGATGTGACCAGGGCAGCTACCGCGTTATTCAGAAGGGTGTCGGATTGGCCGAAAACGACATTCACACGGGCGGACTGGATGATACGATGATAAAAACCGGCGGTCAGAGAAGATAACCCACCTATGACAAACTGATATTCAGGAAAATGCGGGATAACCGACAGCATGGCTGGCAGAATTCGTTTCACTTCCTGTTTCCGGCTGCCAGGAAGCAATGCGATGACCGGCCTGTTACCGGGTGAATGAAGTGACCTGAATGAATCCTTTTCATCGTTCCTGGGTTCACCTAAGGCATCGAGCAACGGATGGCCAACATATTCAACCGGATATCCATACCTGCTGTAAAAATCCTTCTCAAACGGGAGGATGACATACATACGATCAACAAAGGATTTGATCTTCCTGACACGGGATGATTTCCAGGCCCACAGCTGCGGTGAAATATAGTAAACGACCCGAAATCCTTTTTTATGTGCAAATTCAGCCATCCTTAGGTTGAAACCCGGGTAATCCACCAGGATGAGGGCATCCGGGCCATAGGAGAGGATATCCCTTTTGCACAGGTTGATGAAGTTCCAGATCCTGCGCAGGTGGAGGAAAACATCCGTAAAGCCCATATACGCCGTTTTACGGTAGTGTTCGACGAGCTCTCCACCCTGTTCTTTCATCCGGTCGCCTCCCCAGCACCGGAACGATGCATTTCCGTCCAGTTTCCTGATCTCCTTCATCAGGTTGGAAGCGTGAAGGTCGCCCGAGGCTTCACCGGCGATGACATAATAGCGCATGGTTCTCAGGACCCCTGTTTGGCAAAGAAAATAAAAAAGGACATCATGTAGATAAACGCCACCAGCAGTATTCCCCTTCCTGTTTTATCAAAGCTCAGTTTCACAAAATAGTGCCTCATGACGATCAGGTCAAGGGTAATGCTCACCAGGAGAAGAATGTTGAATTTAATGAAGGTCCCGGTGACGAGCCATTTTTCGATCAATAAATTAAACAGGAACAGGGCCCCCAGAAAAAGAGCAGGTGTGACTGCACCCAGAAGAACGCCAAAAGAAAACGAATCTCTATTCAGCATCCCAGCTCCATCTTTTAATGATTTCCAGGCTCTTGTACGCAGTCAGGTCGATCTGGGCCGGAACCACAGAGACGTAGTTGTTCTGCAGTGCCCAGTCATCAGTATCTTTTCCATCGGCCAGGCTGGCAAATGCACCTGTAAGCCAGTAGTATTCCCTGTTATGGGGATCCCTGCGTTCATCAAATTCCTCCATCCACATTCCCTGTCCCTGATGGCATACCCGAATGCCTTTGATCTGATCAGCCGGAGCGGGAGGAATATTGACATTGAGACAGGTGCCCGCGGGCAAACCGTATTGCAGAACTTTTTCAACGACTCGTTTCACATATTTCCCGCAGGCGCTGAAGTCGGCGTGGTAGGAATAATCTGCCAGAGAAAAGCCGATCGAAGGCACCCCGCTGATCACTCCTTCCAGCACAGCGGCCATGGTACCGGAGTACAGAATATTGATGGAAGCATTTGAACCGTGGTTGATCCCCGAAACGATCAGGTCAGGTTTGGTCTTCAGCACGACCTGTATTCCCAGTTTCACTGCATCTGCCGGTGTTCCGGTGCAGCTGTACCGCAGGAGTCCCTCCTTTTCTTCCAGTTTCCGCAGGCGTAGCGGATGCCGTACCGTCACTGCGTGACCCATTCCCGACATGGGTTCCTGGGGGGCCACAATGCACACCTTTCCAAATCCCTGCATAATGTCAGCAAGGGTATTGATCCCGGGAGCATTCACCCCGTCATCATTACTAATCAGTATGATCCTGTCGTTCATAAGTTTCAGTTCCAATCTTTTTCAGTTCTTCATAAAGCTGGTGCACGGGAAGGCCCATCACGTTAAAGTAGGAGCCGTTGATACGGGTGATCCCGACATAGCCGATCCATTCCTGAGCCCCGTAAGCACCAGCTTTATCCAGGGGGAGATAATGATCAACATAATAGGTGATTTCTTCCTCGCTGAGCTCCCTGAAATACACATCGGTTTCACAAAAGAACGATCGTGTAAAAGAGGAGGTGCGCAGGCAAACACCCGTGATCACCTCATGTTTCTTTCCTGATAACCTTTTCAGAAGCCGGATTGCTTCGTTGCGGTCAGCAGGTTTACCGATGATGTGATGGTCAAGGCAGACAATGGTGTCGGCCGTGATCAGCAATGTGTTTTCCTTCAGGTCGCTGGCGGGGAATGCGCTGGCTTTTGACGTAGCCAGGTGGAGCGCGATCTCTTCCCTTTGCAGATCATCGGGGTATGACTCATCCGTTTCAAGGTCGGCCGGTTCAAAGGAGATGCCCAGTTCCTTCAACAGATGCCTTCGTCGCGGTGACCGTGAAGCCAGAATTATGTGGTATTTTTTTAAATTGTCGAGACCAGTCATCGTACGACGCATAATGAGAACTAATTTCTTCTTACCAGCTAAATGCCAGATGGTTCATCCATTTTCCCTGGATCTTCATGACCTGTTCGACCACGTCTCTTACGCAACCCTCGCCACCTTTAAAACCGGAAATGTACTTTGCAACGGATTTGATCTCTTCGCACGCGTCGGCAGGGCAGGTTGGAAGACCCGCTACCTTCATCAGCTCAAAATCCGGAATGTCATCCCCCATAAAGAGCACTTCGCCTGCTTCAAGGGAATTCCGGGTCAGGTATTGGTTGAACACCTGGAGTTTGTTTTCGACGCCAAGAAAGACATCGTGGACCATTAATGCATCAAAACGATGCCGGATGGAAGCAGAGCGTCCTCCGGTGATGATGGCAACGTGGTAACCATTTTTCACGGCAAGCTGCAGGGCATAGCCATCCTTTACGTTGGCCATCCGGAGAGCATCACCCGATTCGGTCAGTAAGACGTGGCCGTCGGTGAGTACACC is part of the Bacteroidales bacterium genome and harbors:
- a CDS encoding ComEC/Rec2 family competence protein, whose translation is MPISLRLPLVKLLTGFIAGISLMGLNVHAPLFPLILIVLLLTGMTGLFALVFFKNLTYSSRWTPGVCISILYLLIGYVLIISVQPENDPRHVVQITEPVEGFAGRISEPPVKGKKSVRLTLDILSVRYKDQWRRVHGRVIVYGKKNTPLPEFEFGDTLLIKGALFPVAGPLNPGQFNYKRYLARRNIYHQAYLSLENFRLIGHLRTWSIQRAAHVVHRNLSSILMESGLSDQERATAQALLLGDKSQLDDETYQSYSSSGTIHILCVSGLHVGVIYMILNFLFGFLPQRGTGKVLRFLLIILFIWFYAFLTGLSPSVLRATVMFSILIVGRTVSRNTNIYNTLAASALLLLANHPLMLQETGFQLSYLAVIGIVSLQPWINDLLTPKYWLLRRIWELLSVSMAAQLLTFPLTVHLFHQFPNYFLLANVLVVPLSGFIIYTGILVFVTSPVPLLGEVMCRIFGLMIKSMNGTVSFIEQLPYSTLNRSPMDTVEMILLYTLVVAGIYRLVYAKRAATYYLLAFSAAFCCYNGYQAIKSLRQKMIVIYSIPGSTSAGLIDGRNGIFFMDSSFYHDPSRVRMQMNGHFVQSRLKTIRSFSLSEKADYSDDRMHGHQRGYFSVIHLDGRSLVVVNDRFCLTQVDTVRYKADYLLLSGNASVRLEELVRVFDARYVIADMSNAKWRARKWKEEAASLSIPFHDTAERGAFLEKWE
- a CDS encoding tetratricopeptide repeat protein yields the protein MQIRHSIMAIILGAFILVIFSCNTSRKEKQVVQNDSLTSAVQEQGQQTQGKEYITMKPAPTDRPAKTSAGPVSVLQDSIFRMVQKQIDAKDYTAALPGLDELVRKYPESSEVYFFQGLCRTELKQYAQSILDFTRAIELKPDLAEAYNYRGVARFFTSRFDLAIQDYDEATRLKPDFPKAYYNRGIAKANLGDFAGSIVDFDKSIQQDSTSVNSYNNRGNAKTMLKDYEGAITDYTKSIALAPNDPEAYNNRGAARQLMNNNDKAVRDFSKAIELKPDYGDAFFNRGRSYLALKENAKACKDFQKAKELGLTEADRLLQQFCK
- the lpxB gene encoding lipid-A-disaccharide synthase, with translation MRYYVIAGEASGDLHASNLMKEIRKLDGNASFRCWGGDRMKEQGGELVEHYRKTAYMGFTDVFLHLRRIWNFINLCKRDILSYGPDALILVDYPGFNLRMAEFAHKKGFRVVYYISPQLWAWKSSRVRKIKSFVDRMYVILPFEKDFYSRYGYPVEYVGHPLLDALGEPRNDEKDSFRSLHSPGNRPVIALLPGSRKQEVKRILPAMLSVIPHFPEYQFVIGGLSSLTAGFYHRIIQSARVNVVFGQSDTLLNNAVAALVTSGTATLETALHGVPQIICYRGENLSYLIARRLIKVPHIGLVNLIMERGTVKELIQCELNTVNLASELRQILPGGHKREQMLRAYELLKLKLGGSGASARTAGLIWRYLNEVSVS
- the surE gene encoding 5'/3'-nucleotidase SurE translates to MNDRIILISNDDGVNAPGINTLADIMQGFGKVCIVAPQEPMSGMGHAVTVRHPLRLRKLEEKEGLLRYSCTGTPADAVKLGIQVVLKTKPDLIVSGINHGSNASINILYSGTMAAVLEGVISGVPSIGFSLADYSYHADFSACGKYVKRVVEKVLQYGLPAGTCLNVNIPPAPADQIKGIRVCHQGQGMWMEEFDERRDPHNREYYWLTGAFASLADGKDTDDWALQNNYVSVVPAQIDLTAYKSLEIIKRWSWDAE
- a CDS encoding Maf family nucleotide pyrophosphatase, translating into MRRTMTGLDNLKKYHIILASRSPRRRHLLKELGISFEPADLETDESYPDDLQREEIALHLATSKASAFPASDLKENTLLITADTIVCLDHHIIGKPADRNEAIRLLKRLSGKKHEVITGVCLRTSSFTRSFFCETDVYFRELSEEEITYYVDHYLPLDKAGAYGAQEWIGYVGITRINGSYFNVMGLPVHQLYEELKKIGTETYERQDHTD
- a CDS encoding HAD-IIIA family hydrolase; the protein is MPNYKILLSGITTFIFDYDGVLTDGHVLLTESGDALRMANVKDGYALQLAVKNGYHVAIITGGRSASIRHRFDALMVHDVFLGVENKLQVFNQYLTRNSLEAGEVLFMGDDIPDFELMKVAGLPTCPADACEEIKSVAKYISGFKGGEGCVRDVVEQVMKIQGKWMNHLAFSW